In Amycolatopsis coloradensis, one genomic interval encodes:
- the dnaN gene encoding DNA polymerase III subunit beta, protein MKIRVERDGLADAVAWVARSLPSRPPVPVLGGVLLDAGSDGTSDALTVSGFDYEVSATVGVPATIADGGRLLVSGRLLADITKSLPAQPVEISVDGARATITCGSARFSLPTMPVEDYPQLPSQPAFAGELTGDAFGQAVTQVVVAAGKDDTLPMLTGMRLEISGSSLTLVATDRFRLAMREFTWEPAEGLSDAAVLVPARTLAEAAKTLGASGAKIRLALASGEGLLGLSGSGRYTTTRLLDAEFPPYRQLLPAQHTSRAVIEVSALAESIKRVSLVAERGTQVRLEFNDGSLRLSAGGDDEGSAEEELQVDYEGEPVTIAFNPGYLVDGLGALNANRAELTFTTPNRPALIKPADEEGNVVPGYLYLLMPVRLPG, encoded by the coding sequence ATGAAGATCCGCGTCGAGCGTGACGGGCTGGCCGACGCCGTCGCGTGGGTGGCGAGAAGCCTCCCGTCGCGGCCTCCGGTCCCGGTGCTGGGCGGCGTCCTGCTCGATGCGGGATCCGACGGGACGAGTGACGCCCTCACCGTCTCCGGATTCGACTACGAGGTCTCCGCCACGGTCGGCGTCCCGGCCACCATCGCCGACGGCGGCCGTCTGCTGGTCTCCGGCCGCCTGCTGGCCGACATCACGAAGTCGCTGCCCGCGCAGCCGGTCGAGATCTCCGTCGACGGCGCCCGCGCGACCATCACCTGCGGCTCCGCGCGCTTCTCCCTGCCGACCATGCCGGTCGAGGACTACCCGCAGCTTCCGTCTCAGCCCGCCTTCGCCGGTGAACTCACCGGTGACGCGTTCGGCCAGGCCGTCACCCAGGTCGTCGTCGCGGCGGGCAAGGACGACACCCTCCCGATGCTGACCGGCATGCGGCTGGAGATCTCCGGCTCCTCGCTGACCCTGGTCGCCACCGACCGCTTCCGCCTCGCGATGCGCGAGTTCACCTGGGAACCGGCCGAGGGCCTGTCCGACGCCGCGGTGCTCGTCCCGGCCCGCACGCTCGCCGAGGCCGCGAAGACGCTCGGTGCCAGCGGAGCCAAGATCCGGCTCGCGCTCGCCAGCGGCGAAGGCCTCCTCGGTCTCTCCGGTTCCGGCCGCTACACCACGACCCGGCTCCTCGACGCGGAGTTCCCGCCGTACCGGCAGCTGCTGCCGGCACAGCACACGTCGCGCGCGGTCATCGAGGTCTCCGCGCTCGCCGAGTCCATCAAGCGTGTTTCGCTCGTCGCCGAGCGTGGCACCCAGGTGCGGCTGGAGTTCAACGACGGTTCGCTGCGCCTGTCCGCCGGCGGCGACGACGAGGGTTCGGCCGAAGAAGAGCTTCAGGTCGACTACGAGGGCGAGCCGGTGACCATCGCGTTCAACCCGGGTTACCTCGTCGACGGGCTCGGCGCGCTGAACGCGAACCGGGCGGAACTGACGTTCACCACCCCGAACCGGCCGGCGCTGATCAAGCCCGCCGACGAGGAGGGCAACGTCGTCCCCGGCTACCTGTACCTCCTGATGCCGGTTCGCCTCCCGGGCTGA
- the dnaA gene encoding chromosomal replication initiator protein DnaA: MSDHQHNLGVIWEQVVRELSDGTLSPQQRAWMRVTRPIGLLDGTALLAAPSDFAKEAIERALRGAITEALSRRLGRAVSLAVKVDSTEPSMPPPPPSPGPRYEPTSPSRVENGSGPVPGTPPLPEGDGMLSPTRPRPEPPKPRPPRQQPVDNSLNDGDDSDEEVDEEGEALAAVTEIWPTFSGQPIAGQPYTAPAQPQTSKTKLNEKYTFDTFVIGASNRFAHAAAVAVAEAPARAYNPLFIWGESGLGKTHLLHAVGHYAQRLFPGMRVRYVSTEEFTNDFINSLRDDRKVAFQRRYRDIDILLVDDIQFLEGKEGTQEEFFHTFNTLHNANKQIVVSSDRPPKRLETLEDRLRTRFEWGLITDIQPPELETRIAILRKKAAQDRLAVPGEVLEFIASRVEANIRELEGALIRVTAFASLNQQPVDVALAEIVLRDLIPDSHAPEITAPTIMGVTSEFFDVTLDDLCGPGKTKALATARQIAMYLCRELTDMSLPKIGQTFGGRDHTTVMHADKKIRKEMAERRRIYDQVQELTSRIKQRARQ, encoded by the coding sequence GTGTCCGATCACCAGCACAATCTTGGCGTCATCTGGGAACAGGTCGTGCGAGAGCTGTCGGATGGCACCCTCTCCCCGCAGCAGCGCGCCTGGATGCGGGTGACCCGGCCGATCGGCCTGCTCGACGGCACCGCGCTTCTCGCCGCCCCCAGCGACTTCGCCAAGGAAGCGATCGAGCGCGCTCTCCGCGGCGCCATCACCGAAGCCCTTTCGCGCCGGCTCGGCCGCGCGGTCTCGCTCGCGGTGAAGGTCGACAGCACCGAGCCCTCGATGCCTCCGCCTCCGCCCTCGCCCGGCCCCCGCTACGAACCGACGTCACCCAGCCGGGTGGAAAACGGTTCCGGACCGGTGCCGGGTACTCCTCCGCTGCCCGAAGGCGACGGCATGCTGTCCCCGACCAGGCCCCGGCCCGAGCCTCCGAAGCCGAGGCCGCCGAGGCAGCAGCCGGTGGACAACAGCCTCAACGATGGCGATGACAGCGATGAAGAAGTCGACGAAGAGGGCGAGGCCCTCGCCGCCGTGACCGAGATCTGGCCGACGTTCTCCGGTCAGCCGATCGCGGGTCAGCCCTACACCGCGCCGGCGCAGCCGCAGACGTCGAAGACGAAGCTCAACGAGAAGTACACGTTCGACACGTTCGTCATCGGCGCGTCGAACCGCTTCGCGCACGCGGCCGCGGTCGCCGTCGCCGAAGCACCGGCGCGCGCGTACAACCCGTTGTTCATCTGGGGAGAGTCCGGCCTCGGGAAGACCCACCTGCTGCACGCGGTCGGGCACTACGCCCAGCGGCTGTTCCCCGGCATGCGCGTGCGGTACGTGTCGACCGAAGAGTTCACCAACGACTTCATCAACTCGCTGCGCGACGACCGCAAGGTCGCCTTCCAGCGCCGTTACCGCGACATCGACATCCTGCTCGTCGACGACATCCAGTTCCTGGAAGGCAAAGAAGGTACGCAGGAAGAGTTCTTCCACACCTTCAACACCCTCCACAACGCGAACAAGCAGATCGTCGTCTCCTCCGACCGCCCGCCGAAGCGCCTCGAAACGCTGGAAGACCGGCTGCGCACACGGTTCGAGTGGGGCCTCATCACCGATATTCAGCCGCCGGAACTCGAAACGCGGATCGCGATCCTTCGCAAGAAGGCAGCCCAGGACAGGCTCGCGGTTCCCGGCGAGGTCCTGGAGTTCATCGCTTCGCGCGTCGAGGCGAACATCCGGGAACTCGAAGGCGCGCTCATCCGCGTCACCGCCTTCGCGTCGCTGAACCAGCAGCCCGTCGACGTGGCGCTCGCCGAAATCGTGCTCCGGGACCTCATCCCGGATTCGCACGCACCGGAGATCACCGCGCCGACCATCATGGGCGTCACGTCCGAGTTCTTCGACGTGACGCTCGACGACCTCTGCGGCCCCGGCAAGACGAAGGCGCTCGCGACCGCACGGCAGATCGCGATGTACCTCTGCCGCGAACTGACCGACATGTCGCTGCCGAAGATCGGGCAGACCTTCGGCGGCCGCGACCACACGACCGTCATGCACGCGGACAAGAAGATCCGCAAGGAGATGGCCGAACGACGGCGCATCTACGACCAGGTGCAGGAACTGACCTCACGGATCAAGCAGCGCGCTAGGCAGTAG
- the rpmH gene encoding 50S ribosomal protein L34 — translation MSKGKRTFQPNNRRRARVHGFRLRMRTRAGRAILAARRRKGRGALSA, via the coding sequence GTGAGCAAGGGTAAGCGCACCTTCCAGCCGAACAACCGCCGACGCGCCCGGGTCCACGGGTTCCGGCTGCGGATGCGGACCCGCGCCGGCCGGGCCATCCTGGCGGCTCGCCGTCGCAAGGGCCGCGGCGCGCTGTCCGCCTGA
- the rnpA gene encoding ribonuclease P protein component encodes MLPAAARLRRSEDFRAVMRRGAKAGRRRLVVHALTTDPPDAAEAARAGFVVSKAVGNSVVRHRVTRRLRHLISARLGTLPPGSSLVIRALPPAADASSAELGSDLDASLRRLGLSGKSRQTRPPDNGSAV; translated from the coding sequence GTGCTGCCGGCCGCCGCGAGGTTGCGGCGCAGTGAGGATTTCCGTGCCGTGATGCGGCGTGGGGCCAAGGCAGGCAGGCGCCGCCTCGTCGTCCATGCGTTGACCACGGACCCGCCCGATGCCGCCGAAGCGGCACGGGCGGGTTTTGTGGTGAGCAAGGCCGTCGGCAATTCGGTGGTCCGTCACCGGGTCACCCGCAGGTTGAGGCATCTCATTTCCGCCAGGCTCGGAACACTGCCGCCGGGGAGCTCGTTGGTGATACGGGCACTACCACCGGCCGCGGACGCGTCCAGCGCGGAACTCGGTTCGGACCTCGACGCGTCGTTGCGGCGTCTCGGGCTGTCCGGGAAGTCCCGCCAGACGCGACCACCCGACAACGGATCAGCGGTGTAA
- the yidD gene encoding membrane protein insertion efficiency factor YidD — protein sequence MRATENETTEDARPGPVAWVLLLPIKLYRKAISPFFPPACRFYPSCSAYAVEALTRHGAGRGSYLAARRLLRCGPWTMPGRDPVPETFSWRHRRPETPIEE from the coding sequence ATGCGAGCCACCGAGAACGAGACCACCGAAGACGCCCGGCCCGGCCCGGTGGCATGGGTGCTGCTCCTGCCCATCAAGCTGTACCGCAAGGCGATCTCCCCCTTCTTTCCTCCGGCGTGCCGGTTCTACCCGAGCTGTAGCGCGTACGCCGTCGAGGCACTGACCCGGCACGGCGCCGGCCGCGGTAGTTATCTCGCGGCCCGGCGTCTGCTGCGCTGTGGCCCGTGGACCATGCCCGGCCGCGACCCGGTACCCGAGACGTTCTCGTGGCGCCACCGCCGACCTGAAACACCGATCGAGGAGTAG
- the yidC gene encoding membrane protein insertase YidC, producing the protein MLDFIYYPVSFILWCWHKVFGLVFGEANAISWVLAIVFLTVTVRGIMFKPFVNQVRSMKKMQDFAPEMKKIQKKYSNDRQRQAMEMQKLQKEHGVNPLGSCLPMLLQIPVFIGLNHVLRMFTINPYGGPKTENYFFDQAGVESYVHAKLFGVNLGDAIYTGVDMVSGGNAAPGFHWGVAPVAIPLMIVASIATHLTARHSVQRQNPESATPQTAMMNKLTMYVFPIGVLVFGALFPIGLLIYWLANNGWTLMQQRLVYTKIDKEEEARKAAEKEKRANLGPKPGQKPTAPRPGQKPVQQKRNKQSSGGQVKKAGSPHGFAQTESSTAEKKDAQDGTAESSTNGSKENGADVPGLISDSTKKSGRKRR; encoded by the coding sequence GTGCTCGACTTCATCTACTACCCCGTGTCCTTCATCTTGTGGTGTTGGCACAAGGTCTTCGGGCTCGTGTTCGGTGAGGCGAACGCGATCTCCTGGGTCCTCGCGATCGTCTTCCTGACGGTCACCGTTCGCGGCATCATGTTCAAGCCGTTCGTGAACCAGGTCCGGTCGATGAAGAAGATGCAGGACTTCGCGCCGGAAATGAAGAAGATCCAGAAGAAGTACTCCAACGACCGGCAGCGCCAGGCGATGGAGATGCAGAAGCTTCAGAAGGAGCACGGCGTCAACCCGCTGGGCAGCTGCCTGCCGATGCTGCTTCAGATCCCGGTCTTCATCGGTCTCAACCACGTCCTGCGGATGTTCACCATCAACCCGTATGGCGGCCCGAAGACCGAGAACTACTTCTTCGACCAGGCTGGTGTCGAATCCTACGTTCACGCGAAGCTGTTCGGCGTCAACCTCGGCGACGCCATCTACACCGGCGTCGACATGGTCAGCGGAGGGAACGCGGCTCCCGGGTTCCACTGGGGCGTCGCCCCGGTCGCGATCCCGCTGATGATCGTCGCGAGTATCGCGACGCACCTCACCGCGCGGCACTCGGTCCAGCGCCAGAACCCCGAGTCGGCCACCCCGCAGACCGCGATGATGAACAAGCTGACGATGTACGTCTTCCCGATCGGTGTCCTCGTCTTCGGTGCGCTGTTCCCGATCGGTCTGCTCATCTACTGGCTCGCCAACAACGGCTGGACCCTGATGCAGCAGCGCCTCGTCTACACGAAGATCGACAAGGAAGAAGAGGCCCGCAAGGCGGCCGAGAAGGAGAAGCGCGCGAACCTCGGCCCGAAGCCGGGCCAGAAGCCGACCGCGCCTCGCCCCGGTCAGAAGCCGGTCCAGCAGAAGAGGAACAAGCAGTCCTCCGGCGGTCAGGTCAAGAAGGCGGGCTCGCCGCACGGCTTCGCCCAGACCGAATCCTCCACCGCGGAGAAGAAGGACGCCCAAGACGGAACGGCCGAGTCGTCGACGAACGGCTCGAAGGAGAACGGTGCGGACGTGCCCGGTCTCATCTCGGACTCGACTAAGAAATCGGGCCGGAAGCGTCGCTGA
- a CDS encoding protein jag: MAETIDTIDAEENSAGDVEAAAEETARKGGVDDDVLVKEGDIAGDYLERLLDLLDYDGDIDLDVEAGRAIVSIDGGEDLEKLVGPRGTVLEALQELTRLAVQQETGSRSRLMLDIAGWRADRREELRELGRSTAETVVSSGERVRLQPMSPFERKVVHDAVAAVDGVKSESEGEDPKRRVVIFPA, translated from the coding sequence ATGGCGGAGACGATCGACACGATCGACGCCGAGGAGAACAGCGCGGGCGACGTTGAGGCCGCCGCTGAAGAGACCGCTCGCAAGGGAGGTGTCGACGACGACGTCCTCGTGAAGGAGGGCGACATCGCCGGCGACTACCTCGAGCGGCTGCTCGACCTTTTGGACTATGACGGCGACATCGACCTCGATGTCGAAGCGGGCCGCGCGATCGTCAGCATCGACGGCGGCGAAGACCTGGAGAAGCTCGTCGGCCCCCGCGGCACCGTCCTTGAGGCGCTGCAGGAGCTGACTCGACTGGCGGTGCAGCAGGAGACCGGTTCGCGGAGCCGCCTGATGCTGGACATCGCGGGCTGGCGTGCCGACCGTCGCGAGGAGCTCCGCGAGCTCGGCCGCTCGACCGCCGAGACGGTGGTCTCCTCCGGCGAGCGTGTCCGGCTGCAGCCGATGAGCCCGTTCGAGCGGAAGGTCGTGCACGACGCGGTCGCCGCCGTCGACGGGGTCAAGAGCGAGAGTGAAGGCGAGGACCCGAAGCGCCGGGTCGTCATCTTCCCCGCCTGA
- the rsmG gene encoding 16S rRNA (guanine(527)-N(7))-methyltransferase RsmG: MGLDGVAASVRSAASEVFGDRVEQAVGYVELLERHGVERGLIGPREVDRLWERHVLNSAVIGERIPDGARVVDVGSGAGLPGVPLAISRPDLDIVLLEPMARRVDWLAEVAEKLELPITVVRGRAEERQVREELGGADVVTARAVAPLARLANWCLPLVRPQGALVALKGASAGEEIERDRAAVRKAGGGEPEVFECGTKALEVPSTVVVIHRLPPKPSRQRGRRS, from the coding sequence GTGGGCTTGGACGGGGTCGCCGCATCGGTACGGAGTGCGGCATCGGAAGTATTCGGAGACCGCGTCGAGCAAGCCGTCGGCTACGTCGAACTCCTGGAGCGGCACGGCGTCGAGCGTGGGCTCATCGGGCCCCGGGAGGTCGACCGGCTATGGGAGCGTCACGTCCTCAACTCCGCCGTGATCGGTGAGCGGATTCCGGACGGCGCCCGCGTGGTCGACGTCGGCTCGGGGGCGGGGCTTCCGGGTGTACCGCTCGCGATCAGCCGGCCGGACCTCGATATCGTTCTGCTCGAACCGATGGCCCGCCGGGTCGACTGGCTGGCCGAGGTTGCCGAGAAGCTGGAACTCCCCATCACCGTTGTCCGCGGGCGCGCGGAGGAGCGGCAGGTACGTGAGGAGCTCGGTGGCGCGGATGTCGTCACCGCCCGGGCGGTCGCTCCGTTGGCCCGGCTCGCGAACTGGTGCCTCCCGCTCGTGCGTCCCCAAGGTGCTCTGGTCGCCCTCAAAGGAGCGAGCGCTGGAGAGGAAATCGAACGCGATCGCGCCGCCGTCCGGAAGGCCGGCGGCGGCGAACCGGAAGTCTTCGAGTGTGGCACCAAGGCGCTCGAGGTTCCGAGCACGGTCGTCGTGATCCACCGTCTGCCCCCGAAACCGTCGCGACAGCGCGGCAGGCGCAGCTAG